Proteins encoded within one genomic window of Mycoplasma phocoenae:
- a CDS encoding ABC transporter permease subunit, producing the protein MRNRKNNSKKQIKINKNFFYYQVESYSDKSSKKIRPFYFHIFLLLFIALIIGLWFSISNKIRIENIDIFIKKTSNLFEFKNKSSFWGLYTETNLIKLVFKFLYISIKYGLVGTFIGFLLAFATSLVSTELVTNKYLSKINRILILIIRAIPEIVFIKLFISTFMNEMSLLFVYIWFTWLWLHKYYCEILDTIDRHEYYVSIKQGNNKFNAFKKEILPRIKNRYLTLFLFSFESNIRWTSILGILSLPGLGALIKHGSQDTYFFKELGIPLTVLILFVLCLEFINIKLKKCLFEHKTKELKYIEKNKQDLYKKLSKKKNYKQIILSIILVLLIVYSVIVLIQTPFLTHNSNSSKQFLKAFFTPDFREMNWRGSNSIFSLLSECFTFALLSMSLTILISLVYLRFMSTKLNNKYTYFLARNLNSLNRLIPTVVLFLLFKPLLSSPLLLILILLGIHESSNISKQLVEAIDNLDEEVIKNLKSQGYSNNYIYKKYALPSIKHIFISLSIFYFELAFRSSITYSVFANEDLHLGNEIWMNLDINTVPKPRVAMSYVWVATICILLINSINILINQKIFKRKKYEYKI; encoded by the coding sequence ATGAGAAATAGAAAAAATAATTCAAAAAAACAAATAAAAATTAATAAAAATTTTTTTTACTATCAAGTAGAAAGTTATTCTGATAAATCTTCCAAAAAAATTAGACCTTTTTATTTTCATATATTTTTACTATTATTTATAGCTTTAATTATCGGTTTGTGATTCAGTATTTCCAACAAAATAAGAATTGAAAATATTGACATTTTTATAAAAAAAACTTCAAATTTATTTGAATTTAAAAATAAAAGTTCTTTTTGAGGTTTATACACTGAAACAAATTTAATCAAATTAGTTTTTAAATTTTTATATATATCTATTAAATATGGATTAGTGGGTACATTTATAGGATTTTTACTAGCATTCGCGACATCTTTAGTATCTACAGAATTAGTTACTAATAAATATTTAAGTAAAATTAATAGAATACTTATTTTAATAATAAGAGCCATTCCAGAAATTGTTTTTATTAAGCTGTTTATCAGTACTTTTATGAATGAAATGAGTTTATTATTTGTTTACATTTGATTCACATGGTTATGATTACATAAATACTATTGTGAAATATTAGACACAATTGATAGACATGAATATTATGTGTCTATAAAACAAGGAAATAATAAATTTAATGCTTTTAAAAAAGAAATATTACCAAGAATAAAAAATAGATATTTAACGTTGTTTCTGTTTTCATTTGAATCCAATATCAGATGAACATCAATATTAGGAATATTATCTTTACCTGGTTTAGGTGCTTTAATAAAGCATGGTTCTCAGGATACATACTTCTTTAAGGAATTAGGAATACCTTTAACTGTTTTGATTTTATTTGTTTTATGTTTAGAATTTATAAATATCAAATTAAAAAAATGTTTATTTGAACACAAAACAAAAGAACTAAAATATATCGAAAAAAATAAACAAGACTTGTACAAAAAATTATCAAAAAAGAAAAATTATAAACAAATCATTTTATCAATTATTCTTGTATTATTAATTGTTTATTCAGTAATAGTATTAATACAAACACCTTTTTTAACTCATAATTCCAATTCATCAAAACAATTTTTAAAAGCATTTTTTACTCCTGATTTCAGAGAAATGAATTGAAGAGGCTCGAATAGTATTTTCAGTCTTTTATCCGAATGCTTTACGTTTGCGTTATTATCAATGTCATTGACTATTTTGATTTCATTGGTTTATTTAAGATTTATGAGTACTAAACTAAATAATAAATATACTTATTTTTTAGCTAGAAATTTAAATTCTTTAAACCGTTTAATTCCAACTGTAGTTTTATTCTTATTGTTCAAACCATTGTTGAGTTCACCATTATTATTAATATTAATATTATTAGGAATACATGAGAGCTCAAACATATCAAAACAATTAGTAGAAGCCATTGATAATTTAGACGAAGAAGTAATTAAAAACTTAAAATCACAAGGTTATTCTAACAACTATATTTATAAAAAATATGCATTACCATCAATAAAACATATATTTATCAGCTTATCAATATTTTATTTTGAATTAGCCTTTAGATCTTCAATAACATATAGTGTGTTCGCAAATGAAGATTTGCACTTAGGAAATGAAATATGAATGAATTTAGACATAAATACAGTACCAAAACCAAGAGTAGCAATGAGCTATGTATGAGTAGCTACAATATGCATACTATTAATAAATTCAATAAATATATTAATCAACCAAAAGATATTTAAAAGGAAAAAATATGAATACAAAATATAA
- a CDS encoding S41 family peptidase, with protein sequence MKKILWPILSVTTLAISSSAISCNYTKDIEELHEGKEFDLIQLSDQYKINAKKLTLYSEKNSDIKYVDLQEWIHKLNGFLKSDSFKCIKKNKGVYEFESEKLSVIFNAQQNKISYIDSNVFKFTEDVINTDFDKYIKYDNENIKTKKNYTIDLNEYNYNIYDNNNSIFIPFSIFNLLFVSQNYCNFYFNGSEIVFNYFVIDKDTDTKNYDKTKGKSKKNKTPTINERLETYNFLCLLFDNFYGIKSKFLKSNNSKNFNDFFTKTFLKEKIISTDIYQNAEAYQKFIYSFINEMHTMIASSSYYDSERFDPYSIGDSSRLKKFYVKQQEIKKIRSSKIDSESTFFKIYKDTAFIYLNSFEVGTTEQLKRKDSWKFDSYELMDKAFKEIKNNKNVKNIMLDLSLNSGGTIAGMEKVLGFLTNKNITFRIFETGIDKLFEYDFKIDTNKDFVYDEKDGYSKFNWYVLSDLSTYSAANLFVNVVKQNKLATVLGNKTGGGMFSVLPVVLPDGTSLTMSSNLSWTAADNNAIDSLDDVSWIEDGIEPDVNVNYMAYMNYDVMRQYMINKNAGDKAFNNYLIEISKKTYTNILANVELYLNNIKQSQQFDSFNKTLQENKITDLDTLEMIQNKITNLKKLFELVEFEYKKITL encoded by the coding sequence ATGAAAAAAATACTTTGACCCATACTTTCAGTAACAACTCTCGCAATATCTTCTTCAGCTATTTCTTGCAATTATACGAAGGATATCGAAGAATTACACGAGGGTAAAGAGTTTGATTTAATACAATTATCTGATCAATACAAAATAAATGCAAAAAAACTTACTTTATATTCTGAAAAAAATTCTGACATTAAGTATGTTGATTTACAAGAATGAATACACAAATTAAACGGTTTTTTAAAATCAGATTCTTTCAAATGCATTAAAAAAAATAAAGGTGTTTATGAGTTTGAATCAGAAAAATTATCAGTAATATTCAATGCTCAACAAAACAAAATATCTTATATTGATTCAAATGTGTTTAAATTCACCGAAGATGTTATAAATACAGATTTTGACAAATACATTAAATATGATAATGAAAACATAAAAACGAAAAAAAATTACACGATTGATTTAAATGAATATAATTACAATATTTATGATAACAATAACAGTATTTTCATTCCTTTTTCAATTTTTAATTTATTATTTGTTTCACAAAATTATTGCAATTTTTATTTTAATGGAAGCGAAATTGTTTTTAACTATTTTGTAATCGACAAAGATACAGATACTAAAAATTATGACAAAACTAAAGGCAAAAGCAAAAAAAATAAAACACCCACAATAAATGAGCGTTTAGAAACATACAACTTTTTGTGTTTATTATTTGATAACTTTTACGGAATAAAAAGTAAATTTTTAAAAAGTAACAATTCTAAGAATTTTAATGATTTTTTTACTAAGACTTTTTTAAAAGAAAAAATAATAAGCACCGATATTTATCAAAACGCAGAAGCTTATCAAAAATTTATTTATAGTTTTATAAACGAAATGCACACAATGATAGCTTCGTCTTCTTATTATGATAGCGAAAGATTCGATCCTTACTCAATAGGGGATAGTTCAAGATTGAAAAAATTTTATGTAAAACAACAAGAAATTAAAAAAATAAGATCTTCTAAAATTGATTCAGAAAGTACATTTTTTAAAATTTACAAAGACACGGCATTTATATATTTAAATTCTTTTGAAGTAGGAACAACGGAACAATTAAAACGTAAAGATTCGTGAAAATTTGATTCATATGAATTAATGGACAAAGCATTTAAAGAAATTAAAAACAATAAAAATGTAAAAAACATAATGTTAGACTTATCGTTAAATTCAGGCGGAACTATTGCTGGTATGGAAAAAGTTTTGGGATTTTTAACTAATAAAAACATAACATTCAGAATATTTGAAACAGGTATAGATAAATTATTTGAGTATGATTTCAAAATAGATACAAATAAAGATTTTGTATATGATGAAAAAGATGGATATTCAAAATTCAATTGATACGTGTTAAGTGATTTAAGTACATATAGTGCTGCAAACTTGTTTGTAAATGTAGTTAAACAAAATAAATTGGCTACAGTTTTAGGGAACAAAACTGGAGGGGGTATGTTTTCAGTCTTACCCGTTGTGTTGCCTGATGGAACAAGTTTAACTATGTCGTCAAATTTAAGCTGAACAGCAGCTGATAATAATGCGATTGATTCATTGGATGATGTTTCCTGAATCGAAGATGGTATTGAACCGGATGTTAACGTGAATTATATGGCTTATATGAATTATGATGTTATGAGACAATACATGATCAATAAAAATGCCGGTGATAAAGCATTTAATAACTATCTTATAGAAATATCAAAAAAAACTTACACAAACATATTAGCAAATGTCGAACTTTATTTAAACAATATTAAACAATCACAACAATTTGATTCTTTTAATAAAACATTACAAGAAAATAAAATTACCGATTTGGACACATTAGAAATGATTCAAAATAAAATCACAAACTTGAAAAAATTATTCGAGTTAGTTGAATTTGAATATAAAAAAATCACGTTATAA
- a CDS encoding leucine-rich repeat domain-containing protein, whose amino-acid sequence MNTKYKKILLFGKFMSILTAVTSFSTLVSCSENKKIIDEYLSESDADELFNKNDSVITIPENVKVIGKNAFRNFYKLQHINLPKNLQAIEEGAFDNTSIETVKLPEGLKKLGGFSNTKIKNITLPQSLTEIELHTLDNTRISTLNLNEGLKTLGGFANTKISSINLPESITKILKNTLDNTRITELNLHDGIKSIGGFALTGINKINLPDSISHIEEYSFNNTPISEITLPKKLITLGGFSRTNIRNIVIPETVQIIKPNTLNHTEIQNIILPKSLKELNGFAYTNIETITIPNGTIKIGSNTLDNCNKLITVNLPNTLKSVGGFSQTKIRRITLPDSIIEILPDAFSNNNIFSISLPKKLEILGGFKHTFISDIQIPSSVKIIHANTFDLNNDIQTDKVNLVLPENLEQLGGFKYWNISNINLPKTLKKILPETLDYTKINKISLPKELKEFGGFAGTHIKTISLPESLEVIHKNTLDDTKISEIVLPNNLKKLGGFKNTKVKSLIAPKSLKEIYDDTLSNTPLNNLKLNYGLEILGGFENLSNIYSIDLPNTIHTIKQSTFYNHSFSEITLPKNLKKLGGFGGKNSEITNVYLPDTVEEMYNDAFIYNSLIKEINLPKNLKILDGFGWTTISKIEIPENVIKVGGFNLTKIKEIQLPDNVLEFKGFHDTKIRKLILPKNVRIAEISPSHWNALDTIVIESEWLKNNEEWYSELKKYKQITIKENLGD is encoded by the coding sequence ATGAATACAAAATATAAAAAAATTTTACTATTTGGAAAATTTATGTCTATTTTAACTGCAGTAACTAGCTTTTCAACTTTGGTTAGTTGTTCAGAAAATAAAAAGATCATTGATGAATATTTATCAGAATCTGATGCTGATGAATTATTCAATAAAAATGATTCAGTCATTACCATCCCAGAAAATGTAAAAGTAATTGGTAAAAATGCTTTTAGGAATTTTTATAAGTTGCAACATATTAATTTACCTAAAAACCTGCAAGCTATAGAAGAGGGTGCGTTTGATAATACATCTATTGAAACAGTTAAACTCCCAGAAGGTTTAAAGAAATTAGGTGGATTTAGCAATACGAAAATAAAAAACATAACTTTACCTCAATCATTAACAGAAATTGAATTACACACATTAGACAACACAAGAATTAGTACATTGAATTTAAATGAAGGTTTAAAAACCTTAGGAGGATTTGCCAATACGAAAATTAGTTCCATTAATCTGCCTGAGTCAATAACAAAAATACTTAAAAATACTTTAGATAACACTAGAATAACTGAACTGAATTTACATGACGGAATAAAATCAATTGGGGGATTTGCTTTAACAGGTATAAATAAAATTAATTTACCAGATTCAATTTCACATATTGAAGAATATAGTTTTAATAACACGCCTATCAGTGAAATTACATTGCCTAAAAAATTAATAACTTTAGGAGGATTTTCAAGAACTAATATTAGAAATATCGTTATTCCAGAAACTGTGCAAATTATAAAACCTAACACGTTGAATCATACTGAAATACAAAACATTATCTTGCCTAAAAGTTTAAAAGAATTGAATGGTTTTGCTTACACTAATATTGAAACTATAACAATTCCTAACGGTACTATTAAAATAGGTTCAAATACTTTGGATAATTGTAATAAATTAATTACAGTAAATTTACCAAATACTCTAAAAAGTGTAGGGGGATTTTCTCAAACCAAAATAAGAAGAATAACTTTACCGGATTCAATAATCGAAATACTGCCTGATGCATTTTCAAACAACAATATTTTTTCAATATCATTACCTAAAAAACTTGAAATATTGGGTGGTTTTAAACATACATTTATTTCTGATATTCAAATACCAAGCTCAGTGAAAATAATACACGCTAATACATTTGATTTAAATAATGACATACAAACAGACAAGGTTAATTTAGTTTTACCAGAAAACTTAGAGCAATTGGGTGGTTTTAAGTATTGAAACATTTCAAATATCAATTTACCGAAAACATTGAAAAAAATTTTGCCAGAAACTTTAGATTACACAAAAATTAATAAAATATCGTTGCCGAAAGAATTAAAAGAATTTGGAGGATTTGCCGGTACTCATATAAAAACTATTTCCTTACCAGAAAGTTTAGAAGTGATTCACAAAAACACATTAGATGACACTAAGATAAGTGAAATTGTGTTACCAAACAATTTAAAAAAACTGGGTGGTTTTAAAAATACAAAAGTAAAATCTTTAATAGCGCCAAAATCATTAAAGGAGATATACGATGACACATTATCAAACACACCTTTAAATAACTTGAAATTGAATTATGGTCTAGAAATATTGGGTGGTTTTGAAAATCTTTCGAATATTTATAGTATAGATTTACCCAATACTATACACACTATAAAACAATCAACATTTTACAATCACTCATTCTCGGAAATTACCTTACCTAAAAATTTAAAAAAACTAGGTGGGTTTGGAGGTAAAAATTCTGAAATTACTAATGTATATTTACCTGATACAGTTGAAGAAATGTACAATGATGCTTTCATATATAACTCTTTAATTAAAGAAATCAATCTACCTAAAAATCTTAAAATTTTAGATGGGTTTGGTTGAACAACTATTTCAAAAATCGAAATTCCAGAAAACGTCATTAAAGTTGGTGGATTTAATTTAACAAAAATTAAAGAAATTCAATTACCGGATAATGTGCTTGAATTTAAAGGATTTCATGATACAAAAATCAGAAAGCTAATTTTACCTAAAAACGTTAGAATAGCAGAAATAAGTCCAAGCCATTGAAATGCTTTAGACACGATTGTAATTGAAAGCGAATGATTAAAAAACAATGAAGAATGATATTCGGAACTTAAAAAATACAAACAAATAACTATTAAAGAAAATTTAGGGGACTAA
- a CDS encoding DNA topoisomerase (ATP-hydrolyzing), whose protein sequence is MAKKQNEIIEKIINQSLDNIMSNGFSRYSKYVIQNRALPDARDGLKPVQRRILFSMWEMGLTHDKSFKKSARVVGDVIGRFHPHGDSSIYDALIRMSQEWKIAYPLINMHGNKGSIDDDPAAAMRYTETKLEKISNLLLGEIDKKIVSFAPNFDDTEYEPVVLPTMFPNLLANGSSGIAVGMATNIPPHNLNELLLASIELIKNPNVSDESLLKIIKGPDFPTGGIVSDIDGFIEAFKTGRGRISMYAKTEFIKNKNDQVIGIEITEIPFGIVKIDLIKDIQNLIYNKSIDGIKDISDHSSREGINIFIELDKDVNPDAILNYLFQKTKLKEYYNYNMVAIDNNTPKLMGIKQLLITYVSHIRNNKKLSLEYDKEKLSRRLEIVLGLIRVSEISDAIIKVIREAEGSKKGVIQSLMSNFDFTELQATAIAELRLYKLSKMDQEQYIKESEDLKRELNRITILLENDNEFKKFLISILKNMIEEFGIERRSIISSENIDTKVETKDLVKKEDFYLYVSVDNYVKKISTKIYQSNQLSTFGLKESDVIQFGQLINTLSKILFITSKGNYFVINGFDFKDNQWKDMGDHISDYVALDDDENIIKVVHIEEFGISALMLIISKKGLAKRINLNELSLQTNRKFNCMKLKTKYDSVISAQMCRDDKYLLLILNNGLYNLFEQSQVPIYSLKASGITAIKTGVNEIKAALIVSEKDKIILANDRGQFKRMLLKNIPEVKRQNVAKVLYYDLKSKPSTLADVTTQSDGINYYYINKDNELSVYDPSEVPISSIRENFSNPKIETKYKGSFIKPFVLDDNATEYIYSMDKNTTDIAREDIEQTQELIIDKDIEELNNKEVSSQEKISNAEFIDIDSLIAKAKNFKK, encoded by the coding sequence ATGGCAAAAAAACAAAACGAAATTATTGAAAAAATTATTAACCAAAGTCTAGACAATATAATGTCAAATGGATTCAGTCGTTATTCAAAATATGTCATTCAAAATAGAGCTTTGCCAGATGCTCGCGACGGTTTAAAACCAGTTCAAAGAAGAATTTTATTTTCAATGTGAGAAATGGGGTTAACACACGATAAGTCATTTAAAAAATCAGCACGTGTAGTTGGGGATGTTATTGGTCGTTTTCACCCGCATGGAGATAGTAGTATATATGATGCGCTTATTAGAATGAGTCAAGAATGAAAAATTGCATATCCGTTAATCAATATGCACGGTAATAAAGGTTCTATTGATGATGACCCTGCTGCTGCAATGCGTTATACTGAAACCAAGTTGGAAAAAATATCTAATTTATTGTTGGGGGAAATCGATAAAAAAATAGTATCATTTGCGCCTAATTTTGACGATACAGAATACGAACCAGTAGTTTTACCAACCATGTTTCCAAATTTATTAGCTAATGGTTCGAGTGGGATTGCTGTTGGTATGGCGACAAATATACCGCCTCATAATTTAAATGAATTGTTATTAGCATCTATTGAACTTATTAAAAATCCAAATGTAAGTGATGAATCATTGTTAAAAATTATAAAAGGTCCAGATTTTCCAACTGGTGGAATTGTTAGTGATATTGATGGATTCATTGAAGCCTTTAAAACAGGTAGGGGTCGTATTTCTATGTACGCCAAAACCGAATTTATTAAAAACAAAAATGATCAAGTTATTGGAATTGAAATAACTGAGATTCCATTTGGTATTGTGAAGATTGATTTAATTAAAGATATTCAAAATTTAATTTACAATAAATCTATTGATGGTATCAAAGACATTAGCGATCACTCGTCTCGTGAAGGTATTAACATTTTTATTGAATTAGATAAAGATGTCAATCCTGATGCTATATTAAACTATTTATTTCAAAAAACAAAATTAAAAGAGTACTACAACTATAACATGGTTGCTATCGATAATAATACTCCTAAATTAATGGGTATAAAACAACTGTTAATAACTTATGTATCACATATAAGAAACAATAAAAAACTTTCATTGGAATATGATAAAGAAAAACTATCGAGACGTTTGGAAATTGTTCTTGGATTGATACGTGTATCTGAAATATCTGATGCAATCATAAAAGTTATTAGAGAAGCGGAAGGCTCGAAAAAGGGTGTTATTCAGTCTCTTATGAGTAATTTTGATTTTACAGAACTTCAAGCAACGGCAATTGCTGAATTAAGATTGTATAAATTATCAAAAATGGATCAAGAACAATATATTAAAGAATCCGAAGATTTAAAACGCGAGTTAAATAGAATAACAATTCTTTTAGAAAATGATAATGAATTTAAAAAATTCTTAATTAGTATCTTAAAGAACATGATTGAAGAGTTCGGCATCGAAAGACGTTCAATCATTTCTAGTGAAAACATTGATACAAAAGTTGAAACTAAAGACCTAGTGAAGAAAGAAGATTTTTACTTGTATGTCAGTGTTGATAATTATGTTAAAAAAATCTCAACAAAAATTTATCAATCGAATCAGTTGAGTACATTTGGACTAAAAGAATCCGATGTTATTCAATTTGGTCAACTTATTAATACATTATCTAAAATATTGTTTATAACTTCCAAAGGTAATTATTTCGTTATTAACGGTTTTGATTTTAAAGATAATCAATGAAAAGATATGGGTGATCATATTTCTGATTATGTTGCTTTGGATGATGACGAAAACATTATTAAAGTAGTTCACATTGAAGAATTCGGTATTTCAGCATTAATGTTAATTATTTCTAAAAAAGGACTAGCAAAAAGAATTAATTTAAATGAATTAAGTCTACAAACAAATCGTAAATTCAATTGTATGAAACTAAAAACAAAATATGATTCAGTAATTAGTGCTCAAATGTGCAGAGATGACAAATACTTATTGCTAATTCTTAATAATGGTTTATACAATTTATTTGAACAATCACAAGTGCCTATTTATTCGTTGAAAGCAAGTGGTATCACAGCTATTAAGACAGGTGTCAATGAAATAAAAGCAGCACTAATTGTTAGCGAAAAAGATAAAATTATTTTAGCTAATGACAGAGGACAATTTAAGCGCATGCTTTTAAAAAATATTCCTGAAGTCAAAAGACAAAACGTAGCCAAAGTATTGTATTACGATTTAAAAAGCAAACCAAGTACTCTCGCGGATGTAACTACTCAATCAGATGGTATAAATTATTATTACATCAACAAAGACAATGAATTGTCAGTATATGATCCATCTGAAGTACCAATTTCAAGCATTCGAGAAAATTTTTCAAATCCAAAAATTGAAACAAAATACAAAGGTTCATTTATTAAACCGTTCGTTTTAGACGACAATGCCACAGAATATATTTACTCAATGGATAAAAATACAACCGATATTGCACGAGAAGATATTGAACAAACTCAAGAATTAATCATCGATAAAGATATTGAAGAATTAAATAATAAAGAAGTATCAAGTCAAGAAAAAATTTCTAATGCTGAATTTATTGACATTGATAGTTTAATTGCTAAGGCTAAAAACTTTAAAAAATAA
- a CDS encoding leucine-rich repeat protein, with translation MKKYKKLLIITTLSVSALFPTLISAQCSSNITKKTKINEEFFENVKITVDDFNRSAQYFKQNIDSIIPDSDFPSDDYQFLVKEVSSNDEEELIVSFVFVNIQSKKETKIFTQKIQGLNTIFDEAKYILELKIEKAKSMKGTYTDINEEEGSFNKANEFIQQAIDSLERVTNTYNKNKTNLSFTQKQDFSNQLNNIGQILDNKMLECETIANQTDDAKRKIKQQKFEKQIFIAEDTLKKLTKISAIKHLENELNNAKLITKNNSRYYAVITEETKTLIKVIEEAQAIEKKTDKELLETFLKTEHVYLNKIQRMIGNIDESVKYQKDVTTIFSEVKEKLSEESKNFDYAKQEKTIRDNIEKILNEIKDTILITDTIKQNYEDDITNLNVSGKYKYIYSDSFQNFKKLSSVILEKGIEKIFQGSFNNSPITKLVIPDSVKYLAGFHNIKLTELILPDSIEVINFGFNNVETLNQVSFNENLKIVKGFNNSNISELILPSTVEVVEGFKNTPIKKMKIGSNLIKMNINANELNEITIDSNFKVKNVLNEQTIYNVTNDITSTDKVVISLQNFPKLKHIYVPDEAMKLDLIKCLKNKNDEILNTSQYTEYLKHFKKLFELKKQKQSLSSTELDDEINLIEKTLHKIDKEIKTMYSDNIDSLLKDQKFKYLGDDYISIAKCVLENNNDKNESEKGKDYKFISLIESEMTHTSSLIEYLSLIQLIKDEITNNSFQISSENIKKLNIDIKDYYEEDLAYFNKILNESNLWNQIIIVKK, from the coding sequence ATGAAAAAATATAAAAAATTATTAATAATCACAACATTGAGTGTTTCCGCTCTTTTTCCAACTTTAATATCAGCACAATGTTCATCTAATATTACAAAAAAAACAAAAATTAATGAGGAATTTTTTGAGAACGTAAAAATAACAGTAGATGATTTCAATAGATCTGCTCAGTATTTTAAACAAAATATAGACTCAATAATTCCGGATAGTGATTTTCCTTCTGATGATTATCAATTTCTAGTAAAAGAAGTTTCATCAAACGATGAAGAAGAATTAATTGTAAGTTTTGTTTTTGTAAATATACAAAGTAAAAAGGAAACTAAAATATTTACACAAAAAATACAAGGATTGAATACTATTTTTGATGAAGCGAAATATATTCTGGAATTAAAAATAGAAAAAGCTAAATCAATGAAGGGTACATACACAGACATTAATGAGGAAGAAGGTTCTTTTAATAAAGCCAATGAATTCATACAACAAGCAATTGATTCTTTAGAAAGAGTAACAAACACTTACAATAAAAATAAAACTAATTTATCTTTCACGCAAAAACAAGATTTTAGCAACCAATTAAATAATATAGGTCAAATTTTGGATAACAAAATGTTAGAGTGTGAAACAATAGCTAATCAAACAGATGACGCAAAAAGAAAAATAAAACAACAAAAATTCGAAAAACAAATTTTCATAGCTGAAGATACATTAAAAAAACTCACAAAGATTTCAGCTATTAAACATTTAGAGAACGAATTAAATAATGCTAAATTAATTACAAAAAATAATTCTAGATATTACGCAGTAATTACTGAAGAAACAAAAACACTAATAAAGGTAATAGAGGAAGCTCAAGCCATTGAAAAGAAAACTGATAAAGAATTGTTAGAAACGTTTTTAAAAACTGAGCACGTTTATTTAAATAAAATCCAAAGAATGATAGGTAACATCGATGAAAGTGTCAAATATCAAAAAGATGTTACAACAATATTTTCAGAAGTTAAAGAGAAACTTTCCGAAGAATCAAAAAATTTTGATTACGCAAAACAAGAAAAAACAATAAGAGACAATATTGAAAAAATATTAAATGAAATAAAAGATACAATTTTAATTACTGATACAATTAAACAAAATTATGAAGATGATATCACTAATTTAAATGTATCAGGGAAATATAAATATATTTATAGCGATTCATTTCAAAATTTCAAAAAATTGTCGAGTGTGATTCTTGAAAAAGGAATAGAAAAAATTTTTCAAGGTTCATTCAATAATTCCCCTATTACAAAATTAGTTATTCCGGATTCAGTCAAATATTTAGCGGGATTTCATAACATCAAATTAACTGAATTAATATTGCCAGACAGCATAGAAGTAATTAATTTTGGGTTTAACAATGTTGAAACACTAAATCAGGTGTCATTCAATGAAAATTTAAAAATTGTAAAAGGATTTAATAATTCAAATATTAGTGAGTTAATACTGCCATCAACAGTAGAAGTGGTTGAGGGATTCAAAAATACGCCCATCAAAAAAATGAAAATAGGTTCAAATTTAATAAAAATGAACATTAATGCTAATGAATTAAACGAAATAACAATTGATAGTAATTTTAAAGTAAAAAATGTTTTAAATGAGCAAACTATATATAACGTTACAAATGACATAACGAGTACTGATAAAGTTGTTATATCATTACAAAATTTTCCAAAATTAAAACATATTTATGTTCCTGATGAGGCAATGAAATTAGATTTAATAAAATGTTTAAAAAATAAAAATGATGAAATATTAAATACTTCTCAATACACTGAATACTTAAAACATTTTAAAAAATTATTCGAACTTAAAAAACAAAAACAAAGTTTATCTTCTACTGAACTTGATGATGAAATTAATTTAATTGAAAAGACACTTCACAAAATTGATAAAGAAATAAAAACAATGTATTCCGACAACATTGACAGCCTTTTAAAAGATCAGAAATTTAAATACTTAGGAGACGATTATATTTCGATAGCTAAATGTGTTTTAGAGAATAACAATGATAAAAATGAATCCGAAAAAGGTAAGGACTACAAATTTATTAGCTTAATTGAATCTGAGATGACACACACAAGCTCTTTAATTGAATATTTATCGCTTATTCAATTGATAAAAGATGAAATAACCAATAATAGTTTTCAAATAAGTAGTGAAAATATTAAAAAATTAAATATTGACATTAAAGATTACTACGAAGAAGATTTAGCTTATTTCAATAAAATTTTAAATGAATCAAACTTGTGAAATCAAATTATCATAGTGAAAAAATAA